One genomic window of Pseudomonas chlororaphis subsp. piscium includes the following:
- the birA gene encoding bifunctional biotin--[acetyl-CoA-carboxylase] ligase/biotin operon repressor BirA produces the protein MLTLLELLKDGRFHSGQALGAALGISRSAVWKQLQQLEADLGLSIHKVRGRGYQLAAPLTLLSSADIYEQSKDCPWTVLAFDSVDSTNAEALRVVGRGVPAPFLVLSERQTAGRGRRGRKWASPFAENVYYSLVLRIDGGMRQLEGLSLVVGLAVMQTLREFGIADAGLKWPNDVLVGRKKIAGILLELVGDPADVCHVVLGVGINVNMQKTDEVDQQWTSVRLESGKQVDRNQLVARLSMMLKAYLERHQAQGFSSIQEEWEQNHLWQGSAVSLIAGVNKIDGVVMGIDQQGALRLKVDGVEKVYSGGELSLRLRDDS, from the coding sequence ATGCTGACATTGTTGGAGCTTCTGAAGGATGGGCGGTTTCACTCGGGCCAGGCCCTTGGTGCCGCCTTGGGTATTAGCCGCAGTGCCGTGTGGAAGCAGTTGCAGCAATTGGAGGCTGATCTGGGGCTCTCTATCCATAAAGTTCGCGGCCGCGGTTATCAACTGGCGGCTCCGCTGACGCTCTTGAGCTCCGCCGATATTTACGAGCAGTCAAAGGATTGCCCTTGGACTGTGCTGGCTTTCGATTCTGTTGACTCTACAAATGCTGAAGCTCTAAGGGTTGTCGGGCGTGGCGTGCCCGCGCCGTTCCTGGTGCTCTCAGAGCGTCAGACGGCGGGGCGTGGTCGGAGAGGGCGCAAATGGGCGAGCCCTTTTGCAGAAAATGTTTATTACAGCCTCGTACTGCGTATTGATGGTGGAATGCGCCAGCTTGAAGGGCTCAGCTTGGTGGTCGGGCTGGCGGTCATGCAAACCTTACGCGAGTTTGGGATTGCTGATGCGGGCCTGAAGTGGCCAAACGATGTTTTGGTAGGGCGCAAAAAAATTGCCGGCATCCTGTTGGAGTTGGTTGGGGATCCTGCTGATGTCTGTCATGTGGTTCTGGGTGTAGGCATCAACGTCAACATGCAGAAAACCGACGAGGTTGATCAGCAGTGGACTTCTGTGCGGCTTGAGTCCGGCAAGCAGGTTGATCGCAACCAGTTGGTCGCTCGGCTGAGTATGATGCTGAAGGCTTACCTGGAGCGCCACCAGGCCCAGGGCTTTTCCTCTATTCAAGAGGAGTGGGAGCAGAATCACTTGTGGCAAGGTAGTGCGGTGTCTCTGATTGCTGGGGTCAATAAAATAGACGGTGTTGTTATGGGCATCGATCAGCAGGGTGCGTTGCGATTGAAGGTAGATGGGGTTGAGAAGGTCTACAGCGGTGGTGAGCTCAGCTTGAGGTTGCGTGATGATTCTTGA
- the erpA gene encoding iron-sulfur cluster insertion protein ErpA has translation MSVESFTPTALQFTHGAAHKVKSLVDEEGNDRLKLRVFVTGGGCSGFQYGFTFDEEVADDDTIVEREGVSLVVDPMSFQYLAGAEVDYQEGLEGSRFVIKNPNATTTCGCGSSFSI, from the coding sequence ATGAGCGTCGAATCCTTCACCCCCACGGCTTTGCAATTCACCCACGGTGCCGCGCACAAGGTGAAGAGCCTGGTCGATGAAGAGGGTAATGATCGCTTGAAGCTGCGCGTATTCGTTACGGGCGGCGGTTGTTCAGGGTTTCAGTACGGCTTCACTTTCGATGAAGAAGTCGCGGATGACGACACCATCGTCGAGCGCGAAGGCGTCAGCCTGGTGGTCGATCCGATGAGTTTCCAGTACCTGGCGGGTGCCGAGGTGGATTATCAGGAAGGTCTGGAAGGTTCGCGCTTCGTGATCAAGAACCCGAACGCCACGACCACCTGCGGTTGCGGTTCTTCGTTCTCGATCTGA
- a CDS encoding NAD(P)H-dependent flavin oxidoreductase, giving the protein MSLPALLEQRLRLPVVAAPMFLISNPQLVLACCRNGVVGSFPALNQRESSGFKAWLEEIEAGLATLENPAPYAVNLIVHHSNPRLNADLAICIEHKVPIVITSLGAVKELVDAVHAYGGLVFHDVTTRRHAEKAAEAGVDGLIAVAAGAGGHAGTWSPFSLIAEIRQFFDKTLLLAGCLNHGHEILAAQLLGADLAYFGTRFIGTTESHAPEAYKEMLLSAKAADIVHTAAVSGVPASFMRQSLENAGFDLAALQGKGEVNFGSKLKPLSDEAKAWKTVWSAGQGVGEIDDLPSVDQLVARLDAEYRAAQELAAQLPKRWPL; this is encoded by the coding sequence ATGTCGCTGCCCGCTCTGCTCGAACAACGCTTGCGCTTGCCTGTCGTGGCAGCGCCGATGTTCCTGATTTCCAACCCACAACTGGTCCTGGCGTGCTGCCGCAACGGTGTGGTCGGCAGTTTCCCTGCCCTCAACCAGCGTGAAAGCAGTGGCTTCAAGGCCTGGCTGGAAGAAATCGAAGCTGGCCTTGCGACCCTGGAAAACCCCGCGCCCTATGCCGTCAACCTGATCGTGCATCACAGCAACCCACGCCTGAACGCCGACCTGGCGATCTGCATCGAACACAAGGTGCCTATCGTCATCACCAGCCTGGGCGCGGTGAAGGAGCTGGTCGATGCGGTGCATGCTTATGGAGGCCTGGTCTTCCATGACGTCACCACCCGGCGTCACGCGGAAAAGGCTGCCGAGGCTGGGGTCGACGGACTGATCGCCGTAGCCGCCGGCGCCGGTGGTCACGCCGGGACCTGGAGCCCCTTCTCCCTGATCGCCGAAATCCGCCAGTTCTTCGACAAGACGCTGCTGCTGGCTGGCTGCCTGAACCACGGCCACGAGATCCTCGCCGCACAGCTGCTTGGAGCTGACCTTGCCTACTTTGGCACGCGCTTTATCGGCACAACGGAAAGCCATGCGCCGGAGGCCTATAAAGAGATGCTGCTGAGCGCCAAGGCCGCCGACATCGTGCACACCGCGGCAGTCTCCGGGGTTCCGGCAAGCTTCATGCGCCAAAGCCTGGAAAACGCCGGCTTCGACCTTGCCGCCCTGCAGGGTAAAGGCGAAGTCAACTTTGGCTCGAAACTCAAGCCGCTCAGCGACGAAGCCAAAGCCTGGAAAACCGTGTGGTCCGCCGGACAAGGTGTCGGTGAAATCGATGACTTGCCGAGCGTCGATCAACTGGTCGCCCGCCTGGACGCCGAATACCGTGCAGCCCAGGAGCTGGCCGCCCAGCTACCAAAACGCTGGCCGCTCTGA
- a CDS encoding histidine triad nucleotide-binding protein — translation MDTLFTKIINREIPAKIIYEDDQVLAFHDIAPQAPVHFLVVPKKPVRTLNDLTEDDKLLAGHILFTAQRLARELGCEEGFRVVMNCNELGGQTVYHIHMHVLGQRQMHWPPG, via the coding sequence GTGGATACTCTGTTCACCAAGATCATCAACCGGGAAATACCGGCGAAGATCATCTACGAGGACGACCAGGTTCTGGCCTTCCACGATATCGCCCCACAGGCCCCCGTGCATTTCCTGGTAGTTCCGAAAAAGCCGGTGCGCACCCTCAATGACCTGACCGAAGACGACAAGCTGCTGGCCGGGCATATCCTGTTCACTGCCCAGCGCCTGGCCAGGGAACTGGGTTGCGAGGAAGGCTTCCGCGTCGTCATGAACTGCAATGAACTCGGCGGCCAGACCGTGTATCACATTCACATGCACGTTCTGGGTCAGCGTCAGATGCACTGGCCTCCGGGCTGA
- the argC gene encoding N-acetyl-gamma-glutamyl-phosphate reductase encodes MVKVGIVGGTGYTGVELLRLLAQHPQAEVVVITSRSEAGLAVADMYPNLRGHYDGLAFSVPDIKTLGACDVVFFATPHGVAHALAGELLAAGTKVIDLSADFRLQDADEWAKWYGQPHGAPELLDEAVYGLPEVNREQIKKARLIAVPGCYPTATQLGFLPLLEAGLADTSRLIADCKSGVSGAGRGASVGSLYSETSESMKAYAVKGHRHLPEIRQGLRRAAGKDVGLTFVPHLTPMIRGIHSTLYSTVVDKSVDLQALFEKRYANEPFVDVMPTGSHPETRSVRGANVCRIAVHRPQDGDLVVVLSVIDNLVKGASGQAVQNLNILFGLDERLGLSHAGMLP; translated from the coding sequence ATGGTCAAGGTCGGTATCGTCGGCGGCACGGGTTACACCGGTGTCGAACTGCTGCGTCTGTTGGCACAGCATCCGCAGGCTGAAGTGGTAGTCATCACTTCCCGATCCGAGGCAGGCCTTGCCGTCGCCGATATGTACCCAAACCTGCGAGGCCACTATGACGGCCTGGCATTCAGCGTTCCGGACATCAAGACCCTCGGTGCCTGCGATGTGGTGTTCTTCGCGACGCCGCACGGCGTTGCCCACGCCCTGGCGGGTGAGTTGCTGGCTGCGGGTACCAAGGTCATCGACCTGTCGGCAGATTTCCGTCTGCAGGACGCCGATGAGTGGGCCAAGTGGTACGGCCAGCCCCATGGCGCCCCTGAATTGCTCGACGAAGCCGTCTATGGCCTGCCGGAGGTCAATCGCGAGCAGATCAAGAAGGCCCGTCTGATCGCTGTTCCGGGTTGCTACCCGACCGCTACCCAGCTCGGCTTCCTGCCATTGCTGGAGGCGGGGCTGGCCGACACTTCACGCTTGATCGCCGACTGCAAGTCGGGTGTCAGCGGTGCCGGTCGGGGTGCCAGCGTCGGTTCCCTGTACTCCGAGACCTCGGAAAGCATGAAGGCCTATGCGGTCAAAGGTCATCGTCACCTGCCGGAGATTCGCCAGGGCCTGCGCCGTGCGGCGGGCAAGGATGTCGGCCTGACGTTCGTGCCGCACCTGACGCCGATGATCCGTGGTATTCACTCGACGCTTTATTCCACTGTCGTGGATAAGTCGGTGGACCTGCAGGCGCTGTTCGAGAAACGTTATGCCAACGAGCCGTTCGTGGATGTGATGCCGACGGGCAGCCATCCAGAAACCCGCAGCGTGCGGGGCGCCAACGTATGTCGGATTGCCGTGCACCGTCCGCAGGATGGCGATCTGGTGGTTGTGTTGTCGGTGATCGACAACCTGGTGAAAGGCGCGTCGGGCCAGGCCGTACAGAACCTGAACATCCTGTTCGGTCTGGATGAGCGCCTGGGCCTGTCCCACGCCGGCATGTTGCCTTAA
- the tyrS gene encoding tyrosine--tRNA ligase, whose product MKSVEEQLALIKRGAEELLVESELIEKLKRGQPLRIKAGFDPTAPDLHLGHTVLINKLRQFQDLGHQVIFLIGDFTGMIGDPSGKSATRPPLTREQVLENAETYKSQVFKILDPAKTEVAFNSTWMDKMGPADFIRLTSQYTVARMLERDDFNKRYSTNQPIAIHEFLYPLVQGYDSVALRADVELGGTDQKFNLLMGRELQRGYGQEAQCILTMPLLEGLDGVKKMSKSLGNYVGIQEAPGVMYGKLVSIPDVLMWRYFELLSFRSMDEILSFKADVEAGANPRDIKIKLAEEIVARFHGEEAAANAHRAAGNRMKDGELPDDLPEIELAAAEDMPIAAVLNKAGLVKNSAMARDLLGSGGVRVDGEVVERTFIWAIGSTHVCQAGKKAFARITLKSE is encoded by the coding sequence ATGAAGTCGGTTGAAGAGCAGCTAGCGCTGATCAAACGTGGTGCAGAAGAGTTGTTGGTCGAGTCCGAGCTGATCGAAAAGCTCAAGCGCGGCCAGCCGCTGCGTATTAAGGCTGGCTTCGACCCAACGGCGCCGGATTTGCACCTGGGTCATACCGTGCTTATTAATAAGCTGCGCCAGTTCCAGGATCTGGGGCACCAGGTAATCTTCCTGATCGGCGACTTCACCGGGATGATCGGTGATCCGAGCGGCAAGAGCGCAACCCGTCCGCCGCTGACTCGCGAGCAGGTGCTCGAGAATGCCGAGACTTACAAGAGTCAGGTGTTCAAGATTCTCGACCCGGCGAAAACCGAGGTGGCCTTCAATTCCACCTGGATGGACAAGATGGGGCCTGCAGACTTCATTCGTCTGACTTCCCAGTACACCGTTGCCCGCATGCTCGAGCGTGACGACTTCAACAAGCGCTACTCTACCAACCAGCCAATTGCCATTCACGAGTTCCTCTATCCGCTGGTTCAGGGTTATGACTCGGTGGCGCTGCGCGCCGATGTGGAGCTGGGCGGTACTGATCAGAAGTTCAACCTGTTGATGGGGCGCGAGCTGCAGCGCGGTTATGGTCAGGAAGCTCAGTGCATTCTGACAATGCCGTTGCTCGAGGGGTTGGATGGCGTCAAGAAGATGTCCAAGTCGTTGGGTAACTACGTAGGTATCCAGGAAGCACCAGGTGTCATGTACGGCAAGCTGGTTTCCATTCCGGATGTCTTGATGTGGCGTTACTTCGAGCTGCTGAGCTTCCGTTCCATGGATGAGATCCTTTCCTTTAAGGCGGATGTCGAGGCGGGTGCTAATCCACGGGATATCAAGATCAAGCTGGCGGAAGAGATTGTTGCGCGCTTCCATGGTGAAGAGGCGGCGGCGAATGCTCATCGTGCTGCGGGTAACCGCATGAAGGATGGTGAGCTGCCGGATGATCTGCCTGAGATCGAGCTGGCTGCTGCTGAAGATATGCCAATCGCGGCTGTCCTTAATAAGGCAGGCTTGGTAAAGAACTCGGCAATGGCGCGCGACCTGCTCGGCTCGGGTGGTGTGCGTGTAGATGGTGAAGTGGTTGAGCGTACCTTTATATGGGCAATCGGCTCGACTCATGTTTGCCAGGCCGGAAAGAAGGCTTTTGCACGTATTACGCTTAAATCCGAATAA
- a CDS encoding DUF805 domain-containing protein — protein MSQDRFKIVFDGALLPGVDLEHAKQKIAKLFKSDIAAIEPLFKGQNITLKRDLSQQDADIYLAALNQAGIAPRVEPDLAPGASQPAPQPAPAVPTPTPSPSVASPQAEPMAGAGTSPYTPPQATVGDPLPEFGELKFYTVDGRIGRLRYLAWTLALILLATLVGGFLTAALVGNGLHVTGMIFLGVVALAFAYLNITISVQRLHDLGWSGWLWLLNLLPFVYAVFPLLLAVLPGNTGANRYGAPPPPNSGAVKGLAALWIIVLPLSLIGGLSSV, from the coding sequence ATGAGCCAAGACCGTTTCAAGATCGTATTTGACGGGGCTCTGCTTCCAGGTGTCGACCTCGAACATGCCAAGCAGAAAATCGCCAAGCTGTTCAAAAGCGATATCGCCGCGATCGAGCCTCTGTTCAAGGGGCAAAACATCACCCTCAAGCGTGACCTCTCCCAGCAGGACGCGGATATTTATCTCGCTGCGCTGAACCAGGCCGGGATCGCCCCACGCGTCGAACCGGACCTTGCCCCAGGCGCCAGCCAACCGGCACCTCAGCCCGCTCCCGCAGTGCCAACGCCAACCCCTTCGCCTTCGGTAGCCTCGCCCCAGGCAGAACCCATGGCCGGTGCGGGCACTTCGCCCTACACCCCACCTCAAGCCACAGTGGGCGATCCCCTTCCCGAGTTTGGCGAGCTGAAGTTCTACACCGTCGATGGCCGTATCGGACGCCTGCGCTATCTCGCCTGGACCCTGGCGCTGATCCTGCTGGCCACCCTCGTCGGCGGTTTCCTGACCGCAGCCCTGGTCGGCAACGGCTTGCATGTTACTGGAATGATCTTCCTCGGCGTCGTGGCGCTGGCCTTCGCCTATCTGAACATCACCATTTCCGTTCAGCGCCTGCATGACCTGGGCTGGTCGGGCTGGCTCTGGCTGTTGAACTTGCTGCCTTTTGTGTACGCAGTGTTTCCACTGCTGCTGGCGGTCCTGCCGGGCAACACCGGCGCCAACCGTTATGGCGCGCCGCCTCCGCCAAACAGTGGAGCGGTCAAGGGGCTTGCCGCGCTGTGGATAATCGTTCTGCCGCTGTCCCTCATTGGTGGGCTCAGCTCGGTCTAG
- a CDS encoding SDR family NAD(P)-dependent oxidoreductase, translating to MTRYALITGASSGIGLALAEALARRGRSLILVARQRDQLESIAIELTQRFGVEVLFRACDLSEPLRLSGFLLELEEGDRQIDLLVNCAGIGTCGPFLAQDWMTEQDLIEVNILALTRLCHALGNSMALQGGGQILNVASIAGFYPGPWMSTYYASKAYVLHFSEGLREELKNNAVKVSVLCPGPTRTGFFDTAQLNTEKLNGSKLLMSPEEVALYTVRALEKNRAIIIPGRRNRWFAFSPRLGSRWLTRKISGAVNKAYCPR from the coding sequence ATGACCCGTTACGCTCTGATCACCGGCGCCTCCAGCGGCATAGGCCTGGCCCTGGCCGAAGCGCTGGCCCGGCGTGGCCGTAGCCTGATCCTGGTGGCCCGTCAGCGTGATCAGCTGGAAAGCATCGCCATCGAGTTGACCCAGCGCTTTGGCGTCGAGGTGCTGTTCCGCGCCTGCGACCTGTCCGAGCCTTTGCGGCTTTCGGGTTTTCTGCTGGAGCTGGAGGAAGGCGATCGGCAGATCGATCTGCTGGTGAACTGCGCCGGTATCGGCACCTGTGGCCCCTTCCTCGCTCAGGACTGGATGACCGAGCAGGACCTGATCGAAGTGAACATTCTCGCCCTCACCCGGCTGTGCCATGCCCTGGGCAACAGCATGGCCTTGCAGGGCGGCGGGCAGATTCTCAACGTCGCTTCGATCGCCGGCTTCTATCCCGGCCCCTGGATGAGCACCTACTACGCCAGCAAGGCCTATGTGCTGCACTTCTCCGAAGGCCTGCGCGAGGAACTGAAAAACAATGCAGTGAAGGTTTCCGTGCTCTGCCCCGGCCCGACCCGTACCGGTTTCTTTGATACCGCCCAGTTGAATACCGAGAAACTTAACGGCAGCAAACTGCTGATGAGCCCGGAAGAAGTCGCGCTGTACACCGTGCGCGCCCTGGAAAAGAACCGCGCCATTATCATCCCCGGCCGCCGCAATCGCTGGTTCGCGTTCAGCCCGCGCCTGGGTTCGCGCTGGCTGACCCGCAAGATTTCCGGCGCCGTCAACAAAGCCTATTGCCCGCGCTGA
- a CDS encoding pantothenate kinase, which yields MILELDCGNSFIKWRVLDNAALGVFAEGVVDSDDALVGHLHALSSLVLTRCRLVSVRTAEETNKLTSMLVQAFGVAVVCAAPAKEMAGVRNGYEEFERLGLDRWLAMLGGFRLAAGACLVLDFGTAVTADFIAADGEHLGGFICPGMPLMRNQLRTHTRRIRYDDLSAERALVNLLPGRTTVEAVERGCSLMLRGFVLTQLELARDYWGDDFVVFLTGGDADLVSGVVPQGRVVPDLVFVGLAMACPLS from the coding sequence ATGATTCTTGAGCTCGACTGTGGAAACAGCTTCATTAAATGGCGTGTTCTGGATAATGCCGCGCTTGGGGTATTTGCTGAGGGTGTGGTTGATTCCGATGACGCTTTGGTGGGGCATCTGCATGCGCTAAGCAGTTTGGTCTTGACCCGCTGCCGCTTGGTCAGCGTGCGCACGGCCGAAGAAACGAACAAGCTTACTTCCATGTTGGTACAGGCTTTTGGCGTGGCGGTGGTCTGTGCTGCGCCTGCGAAAGAAATGGCCGGCGTACGAAATGGCTATGAGGAGTTTGAGCGACTTGGCCTGGATCGCTGGCTTGCCATGCTGGGAGGATTTCGCCTCGCGGCTGGTGCCTGTCTGGTGCTCGATTTTGGAACGGCCGTTACTGCGGACTTCATTGCGGCGGATGGTGAGCACCTGGGTGGTTTTATCTGTCCAGGGATGCCGTTGATGCGTAATCAGCTGAGGACCCACACTCGTCGAATTCGTTATGACGATTTGTCTGCCGAGCGCGCGCTGGTCAATCTGTTGCCGGGGCGTACAACAGTTGAGGCGGTAGAGCGTGGCTGCTCATTGATGCTGAGAGGGTTTGTGCTGACTCAGCTGGAGCTGGCGCGCGACTATTGGGGGGATGATTTCGTGGTGTTCCTCACGGGTGGTGATGCTGACCTGGTTTCTGGTGTCGTGCCGCAGGGGCGGGTGGTCCCGGATCTGGTTTTTGTTGGATTGGCTATGGCGTGCCCATTGTCCTGA
- the hemJ gene encoding protoporphyrinogen oxidase HemJ, translated as MLYLWLKAFHIVSLVCWFAGLFYLPRLFVYHAQSEDTISKERFSIMERKLYRGIMGPAMIATLIFGIWLLSLNPSAYFGQGGWMHAKLTLVVILIGYHHMCGAQVKRFARGENTRSHVFYRWFNEVPVLVLLAIVILVVVRPF; from the coding sequence ATGCTCTATCTGTGGCTCAAAGCCTTTCACATCGTCAGTCTGGTCTGCTGGTTTGCCGGGCTGTTCTACCTGCCGCGCCTGTTCGTTTATCACGCCCAAAGCGAAGACACGATCAGCAAGGAACGCTTCAGCATCATGGAGCGCAAGCTGTACCGCGGGATCATGGGGCCGGCGATGATCGCCACGCTGATTTTCGGCATCTGGCTGCTGAGCCTGAACCCCAGCGCCTACTTCGGCCAGGGCGGCTGGATGCATGCCAAGCTGACCCTGGTGGTCATCCTGATTGGCTACCACCATATGTGCGGCGCCCAGGTGAAACGTTTTGCCCGTGGCGAAAACACCCGCAGCCATGTCTTTTACCGCTGGTTCAATGAAGTGCCAGTTCTGGTATTGCTGGCTATCGTAATTCTGGTCGTCGTCCGGCCGTTCTAA
- a CDS encoding anhydro-N-acetylmuramic acid kinase → MALYIGVMSGTSLDGLDIALIEQTPAIRLIATHYIPMPESLRAELLGLCASGPDEIARSAIAQQNWVRLAAQGIHSLLAQQKLKPVDIRAIGSHGQTIRHEPARGFTVQIGNPALLTELTGITVVSDFRSRDVAAGGQGAPLVPAFHEALFDRSAGKRAVLNVGGFSNLSLIESDKPVAGFDCGPGNVLLDAWINAQRGENFDRDGQWAASGQIEPKLLNALLSDPFFATQGPKSTGREVFNLEWLQGHLARLPAFAPENVQATLLELTALTIVNSLQVAQSDTQELLVCGGGAHNATLMSRLSSLLPNTKVSSTATHGVDPDWVEAMAFAWLAHCCLEGIAANRPSVTGARGLRVLGAIYPA, encoded by the coding sequence ATGGCGCTCTATATAGGTGTGATGTCCGGGACCAGTCTTGATGGCCTGGATATCGCACTCATCGAGCAAACACCGGCGATCAGGCTGATCGCCACGCACTACATCCCCATGCCCGAATCCCTGCGCGCCGAGCTGCTTGGCTTGTGCGCCAGCGGCCCCGATGAAATCGCCCGCTCCGCCATCGCCCAACAGAACTGGGTAAGGCTGGCCGCCCAGGGCATTCATAGCCTCCTTGCCCAACAGAAACTGAAACCCGTGGACATCCGCGCCATTGGCAGCCATGGCCAGACCATCCGCCATGAGCCAGCCCGAGGTTTCACGGTCCAGATCGGCAACCCGGCCCTGCTGACAGAGCTCACCGGAATCACGGTAGTCAGCGACTTCCGCAGCCGCGACGTCGCAGCCGGCGGCCAGGGCGCGCCACTGGTGCCGGCCTTTCATGAAGCACTCTTTGATCGAAGTGCCGGCAAGCGCGCAGTCTTGAACGTCGGCGGTTTCAGTAACCTGAGCCTGATCGAGAGCGACAAGCCGGTTGCCGGCTTCGACTGCGGCCCGGGCAATGTTCTGCTGGACGCCTGGATCAATGCCCAGCGTGGAGAGAACTTCGATCGCGACGGCCAATGGGCCGCCAGCGGCCAGATCGAGCCTAAGTTGCTGAATGCACTGCTCAGCGACCCGTTCTTTGCCACTCAAGGCCCAAAGAGTACTGGCCGCGAGGTGTTCAACCTGGAATGGCTACAGGGACATCTGGCTCGCTTGCCAGCCTTTGCCCCCGAAAACGTACAGGCAACGCTCCTCGAGCTGACAGCACTGACCATAGTCAACTCGCTGCAAGTCGCACAGAGCGATACCCAGGAGCTGCTGGTCTGTGGCGGCGGAGCTCACAACGCGACCTTGATGAGTCGCCTGTCCAGCCTGCTACCCAACACCAAGGTCAGCAGTACCGCCACCCACGGCGTCGATCCGGACTGGGTTGAAGCCATGGCGTTCGCCTGGCTGGCCCACTGCTGCCTCGAAGGCATCGCCGCCAACCGCCCAAGCGTCACGGGCGCCCGCGGCCTGCGTGTACTGGGCGCGATCTACCCTGCCTGA
- a CDS encoding peptidoglycan DD-metalloendopeptidase family protein, whose product MTTEPPKAPPLYPKTHLLAASGIAALLSLALLVFPSSDVEAKRTTLSLDLESPVEQLTQDQDAADAVQATNEAVASPFAQIENSPEDTAKTAEAAQEQPAPAVAEEKKAANHREVIVAKGDTLSTLFEKVGLPATSVHDVLASDKQAKQFTQLKRGQKLEFELGPDGQLNNLHSKVNDLESITLTKGPKGFAFSRITAKPMVRTAYVHGVINSSLSQSAARAGLSHSLTMDMASVFGYDIDFAQDIRPGDEFDVIYEQTVVNGKAVGSRNILSARFTNRGKTYTAVRYTNKQGMSSYYTADGNSMRKAFIRTPVDFARISSRFSMGRKHPILNKIRAHKGVDYAAPRGTPIKAAGDGKVLLAGRRGGYGNTVIIQHGNAYRTLYGHMQGFAKGVKTGGSVKQGQVIGYIGTTGLSTGPHLHYEFQVNGVHVDPLGQKLPMADPIAKAERARFLQQSQPLMARMDQEKATLLASNKR is encoded by the coding sequence ATGACCACAGAACCGCCTAAAGCCCCGCCGCTTTATCCGAAGACCCACCTGCTCGCCGCAAGTGGTATCGCCGCCCTCCTCAGCCTGGCGCTCCTGGTATTCCCTTCCAGTGATGTAGAAGCCAAAAGAACAACTCTGAGCCTTGACCTGGAAAGCCCGGTCGAGCAACTGACACAAGATCAAGACGCTGCAGACGCCGTACAAGCCACAAATGAAGCCGTAGCGTCCCCATTCGCGCAAATCGAAAACAGCCCCGAAGACACCGCAAAGACCGCTGAAGCCGCTCAAGAACAGCCTGCTCCGGCCGTGGCGGAAGAAAAGAAGGCGGCTAATCACAGGGAAGTCATTGTCGCCAAGGGCGACACTCTTTCCACGCTATTCGAGAAGGTCGGCCTGCCAGCCACCTCGGTGCACGACGTGTTGGCCAGCGACAAGCAAGCCAAGCAGTTCACTCAGCTGAAACGCGGCCAGAAGCTTGAGTTCGAACTGGGCCCGGACGGCCAGTTGAACAACCTGCACAGCAAGGTCAACGACCTGGAAAGCATCACCCTGACCAAAGGGCCAAAAGGCTTCGCCTTCAGCCGCATCACCGCCAAGCCCATGGTCCGCACGGCCTACGTTCATGGCGTGATCAACAGCTCGCTGTCGCAATCCGCAGCCCGCGCAGGCCTCTCTCACAGCCTGACGATGGACATGGCCAGCGTCTTTGGCTACGACATCGACTTCGCCCAGGATATTCGTCCGGGTGACGAGTTCGACGTGATCTACGAGCAGACCGTCGTCAATGGCAAAGCCGTGGGTTCCCGCAACATTCTCTCTGCGCGCTTCACCAACCGTGGCAAGACCTACACCGCGGTGCGTTACACCAACAAACAAGGCATGAGCAGTTATTACACCGCTGACGGCAACAGCATGCGCAAGGCCTTTATCCGTACGCCGGTAGACTTCGCGCGTATCAGCTCGCGCTTCTCCATGGGCCGCAAGCACCCGATCCTGAACAAGATCCGCGCTCACAAAGGCGTCGACTACGCAGCCCCTCGCGGCACGCCAATCAAGGCCGCCGGCGATGGTAAGGTGCTCCTGGCCGGTCGCCGCGGCGGATACGGCAACACCGTGATCATCCAGCACGGCAATGCCTACCGCACGCTGTACGGCCATATGCAAGGCTTCGCCAAAGGCGTCAAGACCGGTGGTTCTGTCAAGCAGGGCCAGGTGATCGGCTACATCGGCACCACCGGGCTTTCCACAGGCCCGCATTTGCACTACGAGTTCCAGGTCAACGGCGTCCACGTCGACCCACTGGGCCAGAAGCTGCCAATGGCCGACCCGATCGCCAAAGCAGAACGCGCGCGCTTCCTGCAACAAAGCCAGCCGCTGATGGCGCGGATGGATCAGGAAAAGGCCACCCTGCTCGCTTCGAACAAGCGTTAA